Genomic DNA from Leptotrichia wadei:
TTAGTAAAATTACAAGAGTTTTATTACAATAAAAATTGTAAATTTAGAATTTAAAATATGGCAATTAAAAAAATTTTGAGATTCCTTAAAAGAGCATAATTACTTTATTTTTAAAGGAATTTTAGTGTACTTTATAAACAAATTCTTAAAAGTAATTAAAAAATTAAGAAAAAAAGCTATTATTTTTTTGAAAAATATGGTATAATACTTATAGATAACCAAAAGCAAGAAGTAAGTGTAACAAAATATAGATATTTGTAACAGTAACAAGTTGTTTGAGGTATTAAAATTTTAGGAGGTAATACTTTGTTAGGTAAAGTAAAATGGTTTAACGAAAAAAAAGGATTTGGATTTATTTCAGGAGAAGATGGAAATGATTATTTCTTACATTTCTCAAAAATTAATAAAGAAGGATTCAAAACAGTTAACGAAGGTGAAGAAGTAAGTTTTGATGTAGAAGAAGGACCAAAAGGACCTCAAGCAACAAATGTAATTTCTCAATAATCGATTAATTAATTTTGTGTAAAAAAGGCTGTTTCAAAATGGTAAATTTTGGGATGGCTTTTTTCTTTATTTTGGATACAATATATGAAAGCGAGGAAATATTATGTTGGTAGATTATCATATGCACTTTGAATATGGAAGTTATAACGAGAATTATGTAAATCCTTTTTTTGAAAAGGCAAAGGAAATGGGGCTGACAGAAATAGGGATTACAGAGCATACCCATGGATTTAAGGAATTTAAGGACTTGTATTATGATGAGTTAATTTTGGATGATAGTGAAACTGGGAATTTTCAGAAAAAATGGCTTGAACAGAAAACTAAATTTGTTCATACATTGGATGAATACAGAGATTTTATAAATAAATTGAAAGCAAAAGGCTATCCAGTAAAATTTGGAATTGAAGTTTGTAATTTTAGAAATCAGGAAAAAGTTAAGGAAATATTATCTAAATATGACTTTGATTATTTAATTGTTTCAATTCATTTTATTAAGGGTTGGGGATTTGATTTTAGTGCTTTGAAGCATAAATTTACAGATGGTAATTTGGTGCAAATTTGGAAGGATTATGCAAAAGAAATTGAAGATGTGGCAAATACAGGAATGTATGATATTTTGGGACATCCATTCAATTTGAGATTGTTTAAAAATATTCCTGAGAAGAAAGATGTTGATAAGTTGCTTGAAAGTACGGCTAAATGCCTAAAAAAGAATAATATGATTGTGGATGTAAATACTGGTACATTTTATCGGTATCCAATTAAGGAAATTACGCCGTATAGGGATTTTATGGAATATGTGAAAAAATATGATATTCCTGTAATTTTATCAAGTGATTCGCATTATTCTGAACATGTTGGAATGAAAATCAAGGAAGCGGGAGAATATGTGAAGGAATTTGGAATTACTGAAATGGTAACTTTTGATAAAAGAAAGAGAAAAATGGTTGAAATTGGATAATTAATAGTATTAGATGACTTAAGTTTTTTATCTATACAATGGTTCAAATCTCTTGTTAGCAAATAATAAAAATATAACTTTTATTTTTAAATTGGGTTTGGCATGAATTAACAAATTTAAGTTCATTAATAAAAAATGGGGATTATCTTAAAATACAAGATAATCCCTTTAATTTTATTGTTTTTAATTTTTTCTTTTTTTAATGTCTTCCCAATCTAGTGTTGTTGAAAATTCCTTCATAAATGCAATTAATATTCCTAAGAAAATTCCTAAAAATAATGAACCAGCGATAACCAGCTTTTTATTTAAAGAAGGTTTTGTTGTAGAATTTATAAATTTTACAACTGGATTTGGATCATTTTTTAACAAACGGTAATATGCCAGTCTTGATACAAGAGTGTCTGTTAATGAATCTTTTGTGGTTCTGATATCAACATTTTTTGTCAAAAAACTGTATTGTTGCTCTAAAAGTTTTATTTGTGAATCCAAAAAGTTGTTTTTTCTTTCAAGAAGATAATTTTGTGCAAGTATTGGGTATTCCTTTGCAAAATTTTCTCCTTCGGATTTGCTATTTGTAGAAAATTTTACTTTTACCATAGGATCATTTGTTTCAGATTGAGCAGTCAATCTTGTTGTCATTTCCTTTAGAAATTTGTCATCAGGTAAATTTACATTTTTTAAAGTCTTTGAATTTTTTTTCAAGTAATTGAAAAAATCAAATGAAGTTAGTGAAAATTGTGAATTTTCTCCAATTTCTGTAAGAACTTTGTCGTTTCCATAAAGTATTATTTCCGATTTGAATGATTTATGTACAAATACGAAAATTGTTGATAGTATTACAACTAATATTGTTGTTAAAGCAATTAGGGCTTTATCTTTATAAAGAATTTTAATTATCATATTGGCATCAATTGCCTGTTGATTTTTATTGTCCATTTCCTTTCCTTTCCATTTAAGTTTTAATACTAAATCCCATTAAAACAGAAATTATAATTTATTTAATTTCTTATTGCAAAAAGAATTTGTAATAAATTTACTATTCAAATGAAAAATAGCATAAATTAAAATTTTTATATATTAATTTTATCAAAAAAAGTGAAAAATGACAATGGAAAATTTAATAAAAATTATAAAATAAACGAAAAATATGATATAATGGGTTATTGATAAAAAATAAATATGAAACGTAAAGAAAGAAGGTTTTGAAAATGTACATAGATCCAATAATAAAAGGAATAGAAATATCAGATATAAGAAAAATTCATGAAAGATTGTCGTCTTATAAAAATGTAATAAATATGACAATTGGGGAGCCAGATACGGATGCACCGAAAAAAGTAAAGGAAGCAATCGCTTATCATGCTTTAAACAGCCCAATCAAATATTCACCTGTGGGTGGGATGCCTGAATTAAGAGAGAAAATTGCAAAATTTTATAATGAAAAATTTGGAGGAAATTACAACAAAGACAATGTTTTAGTTACAGTTGGTTCGACTGAAGGACTTTCTTCTACACTTAAAACAATTCTTGCAGAAGATGACGAAGTGTTAATTCCAACTCCAGCGTATGTTGGATATGAGCCATTAATTAGAGTTGCAAGAGCAAAAACCATTTTTATGGATTTGGAAGAAAATAATTTTATTTTGACTGAGAAAATCTTGGAAAAATATATTACACCAAAAACTAAATTAATAATTTTGACTTATCCAAATAATCCTTCAGGAATTACATTGCCGAAAGAAGAAATGATTAAAATTGTAA
This window encodes:
- a CDS encoding cold-shock protein, producing MLGKVKWFNEKKGFGFISGEDGNDYFLHFSKINKEGFKTVNEGEEVSFDVEEGPKGPQATNVISQ
- a CDS encoding histidinol-phosphatase translates to MLVDYHMHFEYGSYNENYVNPFFEKAKEMGLTEIGITEHTHGFKEFKDLYYDELILDDSETGNFQKKWLEQKTKFVHTLDEYRDFINKLKAKGYPVKFGIEVCNFRNQEKVKEILSKYDFDYLIVSIHFIKGWGFDFSALKHKFTDGNLVQIWKDYAKEIEDVANTGMYDILGHPFNLRLFKNIPEKKDVDKLLESTAKCLKKNNMIVDVNTGTFYRYPIKEITPYRDFMEYVKKYDIPVILSSDSHYSEHVGMKIKEAGEYVKEFGITEMVTFDKRKRKMVEIG
- a CDS encoding GumC domain-containing protein, whose product is MDNKNQQAIDANMIIKILYKDKALIALTTILVVILSTIFVFVHKSFKSEIILYGNDKVLTEIGENSQFSLTSFDFFNYLKKNSKTLKNVNLPDDKFLKEMTTRLTAQSETNDPMVKVKFSTNSKSEGENFAKEYPILAQNYLLERKNNFLDSQIKLLEQQYSFLTKNVDIRTTKDSLTDTLVSRLAYYRLLKNDPNPVVKFINSTTKPSLNKKLVIAGSLFLGIFLGILIAFMKEFSTTLDWEDIKKRKN